From a single Capsicum annuum cultivar UCD-10X-F1 chromosome 12, UCD10Xv1.1, whole genome shotgun sequence genomic region:
- the LOC124889433 gene encoding ribonuclease 3-like protein 2, which produces MDVESVPLQRKRKNAESIPFQKKKMDVEFDQTKESEGAKQKLNELCQREKWPEPTYRRFICSVQIVIAEGMLFFMGDEKSRVKDAENLAALAMIRSLQESNFSST; this is translated from the exons ATGGACGTTGAATCTGTTCCATTGCAGAGAAAAAGGAAGAATGCTGAATCTATTCCATTTcagaaaaaaaagatggatgtTGAATTTGACCAAACAAAAGAGAGTGAAGGAGCAAAGCAGAAGCTGAACGAGCTTTGCCAAAGAGAGAAATGGCCCGAACCAACTTACAG GAGGTTTATATGCTCTGTGCAAATTGTAATTGCTGAAGGCATGCTTTTTTTTATGGGAGACGAGAAGTCACGAGTAAAAGATGCAGAGAATTTAGCAGCCTTAGCAATGATTCGGAGTTTGCAGGAATCCAATTTCAGTTCTACATAG
- the LOC107848917 gene encoding uncharacterized protein LOC107848917 — translation MENVGSFFAMAPPVFDGENYQAWAVKMQAYLEACDLWVAVEEDYEVLPLPENPTMAQIRAHKERRTTKPKAKSCFFVAVSTIIFSSVMTCKSAKEIWDFLKKEYKGDERIRGIKVLNLVREFEMQRMKESETIKDYSDRLLLIANKVRILRTELNNNRIVQKILVTLPERYEATIASLENTKDLSRLSLAELLSALQAQKQRRMMRQEGSIERALQAKL, via the coding sequence ATGGAGAATGTTGGTTCTTTTTTTGCTATGGCTCCGCCAGTTTTCGACGGAGAAAATTATCAAGCATGGGCAGTAAAAATGCAGGCTTATTTGGAGGCCTGCGATTTGTGGGTGGCTGTTGAGGAAGACTATGAAGTGCTTCCTTTGCCAGAGAATCCAACCATGGCTCAGATTAGAGCTCACAAGGAGAGGAGAACAACAAAGCCCAAAGCTAAATCATGTTTCTTTGTTGCAGTTTCTACAATCATTTTCAGTAGTGTAATGACATGTAAATCAGCCAAAGAAATTTGGGATTTCCTCAAGAAAGAGTACAAGGGAGATGAAAGAATCAGAGGAATAAAAGTACTGAACTTGGTCAGAGAATTCGAGATGCAGAGAATGAAGGAATCCGAAACCATTAAGGATTATTCTGACAGGTTGCTTCTGATTGCAAATAAGGTAAGGATACTTAGAACTGAACTTAATAACAATAGAATAGTTCAAAAGATTCTTGTAACCTTACCTGAAAGATATGAGGCAACTATTGCTTCATTGGAAAATACTAAAGATCTGTCAAGGCTTAGCTTGGCAGAGTTATTGAGTGCTCTGCAGGCACAAAAACAACGAAGGATGATGAGGCAAGAGGGATCCATCGAGAGAGCCCTGCAAGCAAAGTTGTAG
- the LOC107848916 gene encoding ribonuclease 3-like protein 2, which translates to MTDAIKFLPSPAEEETTKMAMRLAFIGDAALSLAILSYFFVTYPEIDHGKLTDLRAVNVSTEKLARVVSDTGSTTTSAAIRQSSMKSTEKLSKVVVRHGLYNYLRRDSAIFDEKVKEFMIAVQQEKEMEFHGGMIKAPKVLTDIMESVMGPVFLDCGFDVNAFWVVSFFLTI; encoded by the exons ATGACCGACGCAATTAAATTTCTGCCGTCACCGGCGGAGGAAGAAACAACAAAAATGGCAATG CGCCTCGCATTCATCGGCGACGCCGCTCTTAGCTTAGCGATTTTGAGCTATTTCTTTGTTACTTACCCTGAAATCGACCATGGTAAGCTTACTGATCTTCGCGCTGTTAATGTTAGCACGGAGAAACTTGCTAGAGTTGTCTCCGACACGGGCTCTACAACTACCTCCGCCGCAATTCGACAATCCTCGATGAAAAG CACGGAAAAACTTTCTAAAGTTGTTGTCCGACATGGGCTTTACAACTACCTCCGCCGCGATTCCGCAATCTTCGATGAAAAG GTGAAGGAATTCATGATAGCAGTGCAACAAGAGAAGGAGATGGAGTTCCATGGAGGAATGATAAAAGCGCCAAAGGTTCTTACAGACATTATGGAGTCAGTAATGGGGCCTGTATTTTTGGATTGTGGCTTTGATGTGAATGCTTTCTGGGTGGTCAGTTTCTTTCTTACTATTTAA